Below is a genomic region from Synergistaceae bacterium.
TTATTCTTAATGCAGGCAAGACAGATGACGGGGCAGTCCATAAATTAGCGTTCGACATTGCTAGACGTATAGAAGCTGAATTAAAATATCCCGGTCAAATTAAAGTCAATGTCGCAAGAGAGACTAGAGCAACGGAGTACGCAAAGTAAATGAAGATTTTATTTTCCGGTGATATTGCTTGGAGAACGGGCCGGGACGTGTTAAAAATTTCCTTGCCCATATTAAAACGTGAATACGGCTCATTTGATTTTATTGTCGTAAATTGCGAGAATGCCGCGCATGGTAAGGGAATGACCGATAAAATTTTTAATGAGTTTATTTCACTCGGAGTCGACGCTATGACCAGCGGGAATCATATATGGGACAAGCCGCAATTTTTTGAGATTCTAGATTCTGACACTAGAATATTCAGGCCTGCAAATTATGCTAATTCTTGTTATGGACGCGGACACGGTGTAATTACCCGCAAAAATAAGAAGCTCGGAATAATTAATTTACAGGGTCAAAATTTTATGCCGCCTATAGAATCCCCGTTTTTCTGTGCTGATGAGTTAATTGACGAGCTTAAAAACTCATACGGTGATGATTTGCCGATTCTGGTAGACTTTCACGCAGAAGCAACGAGCGAAAAATTAGCACTCGCATATTATCTTGACGGACGAGTCAGCGCAGTTATAGGGACTCATACTCACGTGCAGACAGCGGACGAAAAAATTTTACCAAGAGGGACGGCCTATATTTCAGACGCAGGAATGACAGGAGGACACGGCGGATTAATCGGTGTTGAAGTCTCTTCAGGAATGCCGAAATT
It encodes:
- a CDS encoding TIGR00282 family metallophosphoesterase, encoding MKILFSGDIAWRTGRDVLKISLPILKREYGSFDFIVVNCENAAHGKGMTDKIFNEFISLGVDAMTSGNHIWDKPQFFEILDSDTRIFRPANYANSCYGRGHGVITRKNKKLGIINLQGQNFMPPIESPFFCADELIDELKNSYGDDLPILVDFHAEATSEKLALAYYLDGRVSAVIGTHTHVQTADEKILPRGTAYISDAGMTGGHGGLIGVEVSSGMPKFLEGMPCKFEPCLDDPAFNGVIVEINDSTGLAEKITRIILPVELNN